Proteins from a genomic interval of Thamnophis elegans isolate rThaEle1 chromosome 2, rThaEle1.pri, whole genome shotgun sequence:
- the LOC116504260 gene encoding LOW QUALITY PROTEIN: zinc finger protein 208-like (The sequence of the model RefSeq protein was modified relative to this genomic sequence to represent the inferred CDS: inserted 2 bases in 1 codon; substituted 1 base at 1 genomic stop codon), with product MHERIQTGEKSAQCHHCGKSFRKQANLRMHQRTHTGEQPYECLECGKRFSQNSHLVSHHRIHTGEKPYECLYCGKSYSSNSHLVSHQRTHTGEKPYECLDCGKRFSQNSNLVKHQRIHTGEKPYECLDCGKNFSHYSSLVIHQRSHTGEKPYECPDCGKSFSNDSSLMRHQRTHTGEKPYECLDCGEKFSQNCQLVNHHRTHTGQKPYECPDCGKSFSHNSNLVVHQRSHTGEKPYECLDCGKKFSHNSHLVRHRRIHTGEKPYECPDCGKSFSHDSSLMEHQRTHTGEKPYECLNCGKKFSQNYHLVSHHRTHTGEKPYECLDCGKRFSRNSHLVIHQRTHTGEKPYECPDCGKSFIARYKLISHVRIHTGEKPYECLDCGKSFSHNSSLVIHQRTHTGEKPYECPNCGKRFSTNSQLVSHHRTHTGQKPYECPDCGKSFSHFSGLMNHQPTHTGEKPYECLDCGKRFSHNFHLVSHQRIHTGEKPYECLECGKRFSHNSTLLRHQRTHTGVKPYECPNCGKSFCLNSDLVVHQRTHTGEKPYECLDCGKKFSQNSHLARHRRTHTGEKPYECPNCGKRFSRNSQLVSHQSSHTGEKPYECLECGKKFNQNSSLLRHQRTHTGVKLYECPNCGKSFCSNSGLVVHQRTHTGEKPYECPDCGKSFSHNSDLVSHQRTHTGEKPYECPNCGKRFRTNSQLVCHQRIHTGEKPYECPDCGKSFSQFSGLMNHQPTHTGEKPYECLECGKKFSQNSYLVMHQRTHTGEKPYECLNCGKRFSQNSQLVVHQRTHTGEKPYECPDCGKSFSQFSGLMNHQPTHTGEKPYECLECGKKFSQNSSLVMHQRTHTGEKPYECPDCGKSFSQFSGLMNHQPTHTGEKPYECLDCGKRFSRNSHLVVHQRTHTGEKPYERLDCGKKFSQNYHLVSHHRTHTGQEPYECPDCGKSFSHNSYLVIHQRTHTGXKPYECLDCGEKFSNNSHLVSHHRIHTGEKPYXCPDCGKSFSHDSSLMEHQRTHTGEKPYEFLNCGKKFSQNSFLVMHQRTHTGEKPYECPDCGKSFSARSKLINHVSLHIGEKLLKCPECGRCFTQNSSLTADKKIHVKQTVMTVGKA from the exons ATGCATGAGAGGATCCAAACTGGAGAAAAGTCTGCCCAGTGCCATCACTGTGGCAAAAGCTTCAGAAAGCAGGCCAACCTAAGGATGCACCAGAGGACCCACACAGGGGAgcaaccatatgagtgtctggagTGTGGGAAAAGATTCAGTCAAAATTCCCATCTGGTGAGCCACCATAGgattcacactggggagaaaccatatgagtgtctgtaTTGTGGGAAAAGTTACAGTAGCAATTCCCATCTGGTgagccaccagaggactcacactggggagaaaccatatgagtgtctggattgtgggaaaagattcagtcaaaattccaatctggtgaaacaccagaggattcacactggggagaaaccatatgagtgtctggattgtgggaaaaatTTCAGTCAttattccagcctggtgatacaccagaggtctcacacaggagagaaaccatatgaatgcccggattgtgggaaaagtttcagtaatgATTCCAGTTTGATGaggcaccagaggactcacacaggagagaaaccatatgaatgtctgGATTGTGGGGAAAAATTCAGTCAAAATTGCCAACTGGTGAACCACCATAGGACTCATACTGGGCAGAAACCGTATGAGTgcccggattgtgggaaaagtttcagtcacaattccaaTCTGGTGGTACATCAGAGGAGTCACACAGgggaaaaaccatatgagtgtctggattgtgggaaaaaaTTCAGTCATAATTCCCATCTGGTGCGCCACCGTAGgattcacactggggagaaaccgtatgagtgcccggattgtgggaaaagtttcagtcatgaTTCCAGCTTGatggaacaccagaggactcacacaggagagaaaccatatgaatgtctgAATTGTGGGAAAAAATTCAGTCAAAATTACCATCTGGTGAGCCACCATAGgactcacactggggagaaaccatatgaatgtctggattgtgggaaaagattcAGTCGGAATTCCCATctggtgatacatcagaggactcacactggggagaaaccatatgagtgtccggattgtgggaaaagttttattgCTAGGTATAAACTTATCAGTCATGTAAG gattcacactggggagaaaccatatgagtgtctggattgtgggaaaagtttcagtcataattccagcctggtgatacaccagaggacacacacaggagagaaaccgtatgaatGTCCTAATTGTGGGAAAAGATTCAGTACGAATTCCCAACTGGTGAGCCACCATAGGACTCACACTGGGCAGAAACCGTATGAGTgcccggattgtgggaaaagtttcagtcatttCTCTGGCCTGATGAATCACCAGccgactcacacaggggagaaaccatatgagtgtctggattgtgggaaaagattcAGTCATAATTTCCATCTGGTGAGCCACCAAAGgattcacactggggagaaaccatatgaatgtctggagtgtgggaaACGATTCAGTCACAATTCCACTCTGCTGcgccaccagaggactcacactggggTGAAACCGTATGAGTGTCctaattgtgggaaaagtttctgtTTGAATTCTGACCTGGTggtacatcagaggactcacactggggagaaaccatatgagtgtctggattgtgggaaaaaattcagtcagaattcccatctGGCGCGCCACCGTAGgactcacactggggagaaaccgtaTGAATGTCCTAATTGTGGGAAAAGATTCAGTAGGAATTCCCAACTGGTGAGCCACCAGAGtagtcacacaggagagaaaccatatgaatgtctggagtgtgggaaAAAATTCAATCAAAATTCCTCTCTGCTAcgccaccagaggactcacactggggTGAAACTGTATGAATGTCctaattgtgggaaaagtttctgtTCGAATTCCGGCCTGGTggtacatcagaggactcacactggggagaaaccatatgagtgcccggattgtgggaaaagtttcagtcacaattccgATCTGGTgagccaccagaggactcacactggggagaaaccgtaTGAATGTCCTAATTGTGGGAAAAGATTCCGTACGAATTCCCAACTGGTGTGCCACCAGAGgatacacacaggagagaaaccatatgagtgcccggattgtgggaaaagtttcagtcaattCTCCGGCCTGATGAATCACCAGccgactcacacaggggagaaaccatatgagtgtctggagTGTGGGAAAAAATTCAGTCAAAATTCCTATCTGGTGAtgcatcagaggactcacacaggagagaaaccgtatgaatgtcttaattgtgggaaaagattcagtcagaattcccaacTGGTGGTACAtcagaggacacacacaggagagaaaccatatgagtgcccggattgtgggaaaagtttcagtcaattCTCCGGCTTGATGAATCACCAGccgactcacacaggggagaaaccatatgagtgtctggagTGTGGGAAAAAATTCAGTCAAAATTCCTCTCTGGTGATGCAtcagaggacacacacaggagagaaaccatatgagtgcccggattgtgggaaaagtttcagtcaattCTCCGGCTTGATGAATCACCAGccgactcacacaggggagaaaccatatgagtgtctggattgtgggaaaagattcAGTCGGAATTCCCATTTGgtggtacaccagaggactcacacaggagagaaaccatatgaacgtctggattgtgggaaaaaaTTCAGTCAAAATTACCATCTGGTGAGCCACCATAGGACTCACACTGGGCAGGAACCGTATGAGTGCcccgattgtgggaaaagtttcagtcacaattcctatctggtgatacatcagaggacACACACggg aaaaccatatgagtgtctggattgtgggGAAAAATTCAGTAACAATTCCCATCTGGTGAGCCACCATAGgattcacactggggagaaaccgtaTTAGTgcccggattgtgggaaaagtttcagtcatgaTTCCAGCTTGatggaacaccagaggactcacacaggagaaaaaccatatgaatTTCTGAATTGTGGGAAAAAATTCAGTCAGAATTCCTTTCTAGTGAtgcatcagaggactcacacaggggagaaaccatatgagtgtccggattgtgggaaaagttttagtgcTAGGTCTAAACTTATCAATCATGTAAGTTTACACATAGGAGAGAAACTTTTGAAATGTCCAGAGTGTGGACGGTGCTTCACGCAAAATTCCTCCCTTACTGCAGACAAGAAAATTCACGTGAAGCAGACGGTGATGACTGTAGGGAAGGCTTGA